The following coding sequences are from one Myxococcales bacterium window:
- a CDS encoding Gfo/Idh/MocA family oxidoreductase, with protein MSTFSACFLGCGRINEKHLALLRALRPGTRLAVASRDPKTAETYARKTGVPRWFGSYDEALDARYDLYVVGTLPSAHHGLVKRIVAAGHHCLVEKPVFSSLEEFQDLWPLLFSSRGLFMVAENLHFAPFQRRLKQVMADPALGRPLMMDLTRLGRSRPKGWRLDPREMPLGALHEGGVHWIRRLLDLASALESDGQSHVLDVMAYSPQPPVTATPHEDTMMVVARHRSGLTTRLLHTWAVPWRFPLFDASKLLCEHGAVYFDARGLYGRSYGPKGRRLLAPNVRDAGGYRAMWQAFVESLETQSPPPLPLRTIYDDFAYMDAAYRSLRSGRPEAPRPPLPESGVTTASVGPSL; from the coding sequence GTGAGCACGTTTTCGGCCTGCTTTCTCGGCTGTGGCCGCATCAACGAAAAACACCTCGCGCTGTTGCGAGCGCTACGCCCCGGCACCAGGCTGGCCGTGGCCAGCCGCGATCCGAAGACGGCCGAAACCTACGCCCGCAAGACCGGTGTTCCCCGGTGGTTTGGCAGCTACGACGAAGCGCTCGACGCGCGCTACGACCTCTATGTGGTGGGCACCCTCCCGAGCGCGCACCACGGGCTCGTCAAGCGCATCGTCGCTGCCGGGCATCACTGCCTGGTGGAAAAGCCCGTGTTTAGCAGCCTCGAAGAGTTTCAGGACCTGTGGCCGCTCCTTTTCAGCAGCCGGGGCCTTTTCATGGTGGCTGAGAACCTGCATTTCGCCCCTTTTCAGCGGCGGCTCAAGCAGGTGATGGCCGACCCCGCGCTGGGTCGCCCGTTGATGATGGACCTCACCCGGCTCGGGCGGTCCCGGCCGAAGGGCTGGCGCCTCGACCCCAGGGAGATGCCGCTCGGGGCGCTGCACGAAGGCGGTGTGCACTGGATCAGGCGTCTTTTGGATTTGGCGTCGGCGCTCGAGTCCGACGGGCAGTCACACGTGCTCGACGTGATGGCCTACAGCCCGCAGCCCCCCGTGACGGCCACGCCCCACGAGGACACGATGATGGTGGTGGCGCGACACCGCTCGGGGCTCACGACGCGGCTCTTGCACACGTGGGCCGTGCCCTGGCGTTTCCCGCTCTTCGACGCGTCGAAGCTCCTGTGCGAACACGGCGCCGTGTACTTCGACGCCCGGGGCCTTTATGGCCGTAGCTACGGCCCCAAAGGGCGCCGCCTCCTTGCACCCAACGTGAGAGACGCCGGCGGATACCGAGCCATGTGGCAGGCCTTCGTCGAAAGCCTCGAGACCCAAAGCCCCCCTCCCCTCCCGCTACGTACCATCTACGATGACTTCGCCTACATGGATGCGGCCTATCGTTCGCTGCGTTCGGGGCGACCGGAGGCACCGCGTCCGCCGCTCCCGGAGAGCGGCGTCACGACGGCTTCCGTTGGGCCTTCCCTTTAG
- a CDS encoding glycosyltransferase: MNVVMFCHSLRSCWNNGNAHFLRGVVSALVALGHRVKVYEPVDSWSAHNLVREEGADMLEAYRTWYPALANVAYDAQTLDLDEATADAQLVLVHEWNAPELVAALGSLRARRRDFRLLFHDTHHRAATAPDEMAAYDLRDYDGVLAFGSVIRDLYLERGWTSQAWTWHEAADAERFRPLLVGGEGGDLVWVGNWGDDERTDELREFLLDPVWHLQLRAKLFGVRYPSWALDTLVARGIGFGGWLPNHGVPEIFSQYRMTVHVPRRPYASQLPGIPTIRVFEALACGIPLVTGPWEDSEHLFRVGTDFLMARNGRQMCELMREVLNDPALGVALAVAGLETVLSRHTCRHRALELVELVQKLDASHKLGPPLERSVAQL, translated from the coding sequence GTGAACGTCGTCATGTTCTGCCATTCGCTTCGCTCTTGCTGGAACAACGGCAACGCCCATTTCCTGCGCGGCGTCGTGTCTGCGCTTGTCGCACTGGGGCACCGTGTGAAGGTTTACGAGCCGGTCGATTCCTGGAGTGCGCACAATCTCGTAAGGGAGGAAGGCGCCGACATGCTCGAGGCCTACCGGACCTGGTACCCCGCGCTCGCCAACGTGGCGTACGATGCGCAGACGCTTGATCTCGATGAAGCCACGGCCGACGCGCAGCTGGTCTTGGTGCACGAGTGGAATGCCCCGGAGCTGGTCGCCGCGCTCGGAAGCTTGCGCGCACGCCGCAGGGACTTCCGCCTCCTATTTCACGACACGCACCATCGTGCCGCCACGGCACCGGACGAGATGGCCGCCTACGATCTCAGAGACTATGATGGCGTTTTGGCGTTCGGTAGCGTGATTCGGGATCTGTATCTCGAGCGAGGGTGGACGAGCCAGGCTTGGACATGGCACGAGGCCGCAGACGCTGAGCGGTTCCGTCCCCTGCTCGTCGGAGGTGAAGGCGGCGACTTGGTCTGGGTGGGGAACTGGGGCGATGACGAACGGACAGACGAGCTGCGCGAATTTCTTCTCGATCCCGTGTGGCACCTTCAACTCAGGGCCAAGCTCTTCGGGGTTCGATACCCGTCGTGGGCCCTGGATACGCTCGTTGCGCGGGGGATCGGATTTGGTGGTTGGCTCCCGAATCATGGAGTGCCCGAGATCTTCTCTCAGTACCGGATGACCGTGCACGTTCCGAGACGGCCCTACGCGAGTCAGCTGCCAGGCATTCCAACCATTCGCGTCTTCGAGGCGCTCGCGTGTGGCATCCCGCTGGTGACGGGCCCGTGGGAGGACTCCGAACATCTGTTCCGTGTGGGCACCGACTTTCTCATGGCGCGCAACGGGAGGCAGATGTGCGAGCTCATGAGGGAGGTGCTGAATGACCCCGCGTTGGGCGTCGCGTTGGCCGTCGCGGGCCTGGAGACGGTTCTGTCACGACACACGTGCCGGCACCGCGCGTTGGAGCTCGTCGAACTGGTCCAGAAGCTGGATGCGTCCCACAAACTAGGTCCGCCGTTGGAGCGGTCGGTGGCGCAACTCTGA
- a CDS encoding glycosyltransferase, producing MGRRARRRALSEHTYDQRALEVEEALGVRSHRRLSVRTIVPLPSPPQKTRALTFAILGLSLRSSWGNGHATTYRALAKGLSERGHRVVFYERNVPWYDAHVDGARTSAELRLYDRPEELVQRWGDEISTADVVVMGSYVPDGAALIDHFNGCVEGVFAFYDIDTPVTLRAIGRGQCPYLRSDQVPWFDLYLSFSGGDVLDTLETRYGAKRPRALYCAVDPDHCRPVDVEDTWDLSYMGTFSADRQPGLHELLIVPATQLADRAFMVAGPQYPEMLRWPRNVSRVEHVAPPSHAAFYCASRFTLNLTRQAMRDFGFSPSVRLFEAAACGVPLISDTWRGLDVIFEPGKEIFLARNARDVIELLHDLPDADRLCVGAAARAKVLASHTAAARAAELLGYVSECQPSRMRGQARRRARG from the coding sequence ATGGGACGAAGAGCGCGTCGTCGAGCTTTGTCCGAGCACACGTACGACCAAAGAGCCCTCGAAGTCGAGGAGGCCCTCGGTGTGCGCAGCCACCGCCGCCTGAGCGTGAGAACCATCGTGCCGCTTCCCTCGCCGCCCCAGAAGACGCGCGCCCTGACGTTCGCGATCTTGGGACTTTCCCTGCGCTCCTCGTGGGGCAATGGCCACGCCACGACCTACCGGGCGTTGGCGAAGGGCCTGTCTGAGCGCGGGCATCGGGTGGTCTTCTACGAACGTAATGTGCCCTGGTACGACGCGCACGTGGACGGCGCGAGAACTAGCGCCGAGCTGCGCCTCTACGATCGTCCCGAGGAACTCGTGCAGCGCTGGGGGGATGAGATTTCGACCGCGGACGTCGTCGTGATGGGCTCTTACGTACCCGATGGGGCGGCGCTGATCGACCACTTCAATGGATGCGTCGAAGGTGTGTTCGCCTTCTACGACATCGATACGCCGGTCACGCTGAGAGCCATCGGGCGTGGGCAGTGCCCCTATCTTCGGTCCGATCAGGTTCCCTGGTTCGACCTTTACCTCTCCTTCTCCGGGGGCGACGTGCTCGATACGCTCGAGACCCGCTATGGGGCCAAGCGCCCGCGTGCTCTTTACTGCGCCGTGGATCCGGATCACTGCCGCCCGGTAGACGTCGAAGACACGTGGGATCTCAGCTACATGGGGACCTTCAGCGCCGATCGACAGCCTGGACTGCATGAGCTGTTGATCGTGCCGGCAACGCAGCTGGCCGATCGCGCGTTCATGGTGGCCGGCCCGCAGTATCCCGAGATGCTACGCTGGCCGCGCAACGTGAGCCGTGTGGAGCACGTCGCGCCCCCGTCCCACGCGGCGTTTTACTGTGCGTCTCGCTTTACGTTGAACCTGACCCGTCAGGCGATGCGCGACTTTGGGTTTTCCCCCAGCGTTCGCCTCTTCGAGGCCGCGGCCTGCGGGGTACCCCTCATTTCGGATACGTGGAGGGGCCTCGATGTGATCTTCGAGCCCGGAAAAGAGATCTTCCTGGCGCGCAACGCACGCGATGTCATCGAGCTTTTGCACGACCTGCCCGACGCTGACCGTCTTTGCGTGGGGGCGGCGGCGCGCGCGAAGGTTTTGGCCTCGCACACGGCGGCAGCCCGCGCCGCGGAGTTGCTCGGGTACGTATCGGAGTGTCAACCCTCGCGCATGCGGGGTCAAGCCCGGCGCCGCGCGCGGGGCTGA
- a CDS encoding CBS domain-containing protein, with protein sequence MTNVRSIMTPDPVMVDVNATLIEAARKMKDKDIGDVLVTDENGQLVGIVTDRDIVVRGIAAGADVGTARVGDVCSKDVVTVHPESAVEHVVRVMRDYAVRRVPVVEDGKPLGVVSLGLLATQFDPQSVLGHISATHANH encoded by the coding sequence ATGACGAACGTAAGAAGCATCATGACCCCGGATCCCGTGATGGTGGATGTCAACGCCACGCTCATCGAAGCCGCGCGAAAGATGAAGGACAAGGACATAGGTGACGTGCTGGTCACAGACGAAAATGGGCAGCTGGTTGGCATCGTCACGGACCGCGACATCGTGGTGCGGGGCATCGCCGCGGGCGCCGACGTGGGCACGGCCCGGGTAGGCGACGTCTGCTCGAAAGATGTGGTCACCGTGCATCCCGAGTCCGCCGTGGAGCACGTGGTCCGGGTGATGCGAGACTACGCCGTACGGCGGGTGCCGGTGGTGGAAGACGGCAAGCCTTTGGGGGTGGTCTCCCTTGGGTTGTTGGCCACGCAATTCGACCCACAGTCCGTGCTGGGACACATCAGCGCCACGCACGCCAACCACTGA
- a CDS encoding sulfatase-like hydrolase/transferase yields the protein MSRSVAVRSAPWLAVGYAGAALACPVELVALRATSAGLILTVLALFAGLGLCIGATLALSARGAARFVGPWWSAFVFAAGSLWVSIPVGLHLFDGAFAATLPGATLAPGWFPLLVWGLLAVAIRFLRAWARAYPLSAGLVAFGLAVLTNGLNRSFVPSGYPDVHTLLLVTEVVLLGLGARLVSFGPWLRWTLDTTVAARVFGGGSAATVVAVGIVCWWGPGDNQARWRLATRGQHTRLLARVARGAFDLDRDGYSPLLAGGDCNDLDARVHPGVAEVPGNGLDEDCDGIIDNPAVAALARSRAAHHDELARWRASVPAQSLIERTRKMHVILLSIDTLRADALADTPTNRADHPHLFALLDASVHFTRAFAPSAGTDLSMAGVFTGKVDPYASPEPTLAEALDRVGRLTHGVVPSEVLRYVGKAILTRGLHTFDTVVNDLHEKDIGSHTTGARSTALGLAFIDRWRQAAQESPFFLWLHHFDVHEHGEVSLSEKHLRSLQAARPTNRRDKYRLMVRLVDREVGQLMAALAARGLVDSTIVVLLSDHGEGLGEDRRLPDNHGRFVYNALTHVPLALRIPGVAGRKVETPVSLLDVYPTVIDLLGLPAAGVDGSTMLPQLVPEAPEALRDHLRPLPLNESDQFGVVAWPHKLLVRRKESLTELFDLARDFNERVDLSHREPALVAKLRALYAALPNVTVDRTSRGRRARERLSEREVNRFAAPH from the coding sequence TTGAGTCGTTCGGTCGCCGTCCGAAGTGCGCCCTGGCTGGCGGTCGGCTACGCCGGTGCGGCCTTGGCATGTCCCGTGGAGCTGGTGGCTCTGCGGGCCACTTCGGCGGGCTTGATTCTCACGGTACTGGCTTTGTTCGCAGGGTTGGGGCTGTGCATCGGCGCCACCTTGGCACTCTCGGCGCGTGGGGCTGCCCGGTTCGTGGGGCCTTGGTGGTCAGCGTTCGTCTTCGCCGCCGGAAGCCTTTGGGTGTCGATTCCCGTCGGTCTTCACCTCTTCGACGGAGCCTTCGCGGCCACCTTACCGGGCGCGACGCTGGCACCCGGCTGGTTTCCCCTTCTGGTGTGGGGCTTGCTGGCGGTGGCCATCCGCTTCCTGCGTGCGTGGGCCCGTGCGTACCCGCTCTCTGCCGGGCTCGTGGCCTTCGGCTTGGCTGTGCTCACGAACGGGCTGAACCGTAGCTTCGTGCCCTCGGGCTATCCCGACGTGCACACCTTGCTGCTCGTCACGGAGGTCGTTCTGTTGGGGCTCGGGGCGCGGCTCGTGTCGTTCGGTCCTTGGCTGCGTTGGACGTTGGACACCACGGTCGCTGCACGCGTTTTCGGGGGGGGCTCTGCCGCCACCGTCGTGGCTGTGGGCATCGTGTGTTGGTGGGGGCCTGGCGACAACCAGGCGCGCTGGCGTTTAGCCACTCGCGGCCAGCACACACGCCTGCTCGCACGTGTCGCTCGTGGGGCCTTCGACCTGGATCGCGACGGGTACTCGCCTTTGCTGGCCGGAGGCGATTGCAACGACCTCGATGCCCGCGTGCACCCTGGCGTTGCCGAGGTGCCCGGCAACGGCCTCGATGAAGACTGTGACGGCATCATCGACAACCCTGCCGTCGCTGCGTTGGCCCGTTCACGGGCGGCCCACCATGACGAGCTCGCGCGCTGGCGTGCGTCCGTGCCGGCGCAGAGCCTCATCGAACGCACCCGAAAGATGCACGTCATCTTGTTGTCCATCGATACGCTCCGGGCCGATGCCTTGGCCGATACGCCGACCAACCGCGCCGACCATCCACATCTTTTCGCGCTGCTCGACGCGTCCGTGCACTTCACCCGGGCGTTTGCTCCCTCCGCCGGGACCGATCTGTCGATGGCGGGTGTGTTCACCGGCAAGGTCGATCCCTACGCCAGCCCGGAACCCACCTTGGCCGAGGCGCTCGACCGCGTGGGGCGCCTGACTCACGGGGTCGTTCCAAGCGAGGTGTTGCGCTACGTGGGCAAGGCCATCCTGACGCGGGGCCTGCACACCTTCGATACCGTGGTGAACGATCTGCATGAAAAGGACATCGGCAGCCACACCACGGGCGCACGCTCCACGGCGCTGGGGTTGGCCTTCATCGACAGGTGGAGGCAGGCCGCGCAGGAGTCCCCCTTCTTTTTGTGGTTGCATCACTTCGACGTGCACGAGCACGGTGAGGTTTCGCTTTCTGAGAAGCACCTGCGGTCGCTCCAGGCGGCGCGACCTACGAACCGGAGAGACAAATACCGTTTGATGGTGCGCCTCGTGGATCGGGAAGTGGGTCAGCTGATGGCGGCGCTTGCCGCACGGGGACTGGTCGACAGCACAATCGTGGTCCTGCTGAGTGATCATGGCGAGGGGCTCGGTGAAGATCGACGGCTGCCCGACAACCATGGTCGCTTCGTCTACAACGCCCTCACGCACGTGCCGCTGGCGCTGCGTATTCCTGGTGTTGCCGGCCGAAAGGTTGAAACGCCCGTCTCATTGCTGGATGTGTATCCCACCGTCATCGATCTTCTGGGACTGCCCGCAGCCGGGGTGGATGGCAGCACGATGTTGCCGCAGCTGGTCCCCGAAGCCCCCGAGGCCCTCCGCGACCACCTGCGGCCTTTGCCCCTCAACGAAAGCGATCAGTTCGGCGTGGTGGCGTGGCCCCACAAGCTGCTGGTGCGGCGCAAAGAGTCGCTGACGGAGCTCTTCGATCTCGCGCGCGACTTCAACGAGCGCGTGGACCTCTCGCATCGGGAACCCGCACTCGTCGCGAAGCTCCGTGCGCTCTATGCCGCTTTGCCGAACGTGACCGTAGATCGCACGAGCCGGGGGCGCCGTGCGCGCGAACGCCTGTCCGAACGGGAGGTCAATCGGTTCGCCGCACCTCATTGA
- a CDS encoding alkaline phosphatase family protein — translation MVVRRGVPPLGDGVRARGGGTGQVLGLVVALVLAGVGLHQLRRNVIAAFFRDAPPGPAPLLQQAPPGTRGLSVVSRVRVLLIDGLSAPQADKLPGLRALCSQGFQGLVDTGFPTVSLPVQHVLWTGLTQTQAGRLYRLTALPEPPPTSLPFRSVNSRAVAESHPHIVKSFGFDHVWHGPKTHDDAAWAAFTQAAEAAVASDAPLAFVHVLRVDVAGHEAGARAPGYTEAAARADALLTQLTTRAPPSEHTRWFVLSDHGHRPQGGHGGAEPMIRQVRGCVVGALPKTEGPRPLHLVDLHRALADSLGMNPDPRAPGRPFAFALHHPDEGATLPHPGAARWLAAALFLLAAFGLTLRLARTRAWLWPSWALVAYVSLTGGFGALTLSNPVVYPPFGRDLLLGALPGFVWLAWVSARQRDPFWRTVLAQLTLPTAFLLASGGLCGAFSALASRQGAPPLMPLWSAHFSAAAAMLSGACFTLALVGLVTWIRRTFNEVRRTD, via the coding sequence TTGGTGGTGCGGCGGGGTGTTCCCCCCCTCGGTGACGGCGTGCGTGCGCGCGGCGGTGGCACGGGGCAGGTGCTGGGGCTGGTCGTCGCCCTGGTCTTGGCGGGCGTTGGCCTGCACCAGCTGCGTCGCAACGTCATCGCCGCGTTCTTCCGCGACGCGCCGCCGGGACCGGCGCCTCTGCTACAGCAGGCGCCACCCGGAACGCGGGGCCTCTCGGTGGTCTCGCGCGTGCGCGTGCTGCTCATCGATGGCCTCTCCGCACCGCAGGCCGACAAGCTGCCCGGACTGCGCGCCTTGTGCAGCCAGGGTTTTCAGGGGCTCGTCGACACGGGCTTTCCGACCGTGTCCTTGCCCGTGCAACACGTGTTGTGGACGGGGCTCACCCAGACGCAAGCGGGGCGTCTTTACCGCCTGACCGCGCTGCCCGAGCCCCCCCCGACCAGCCTGCCGTTCCGCTCGGTAAACAGCCGGGCCGTGGCCGAATCGCATCCTCACATCGTGAAGTCGTTTGGCTTCGATCACGTGTGGCACGGTCCCAAAACGCACGATGACGCCGCCTGGGCCGCCTTCACCCAAGCTGCAGAGGCCGCCGTGGCCAGCGACGCCCCGCTTGCGTTCGTTCACGTCCTACGCGTGGATGTGGCGGGACACGAGGCCGGAGCGCGTGCGCCCGGCTACACGGAGGCGGCCGCGCGGGCTGATGCGCTCTTGACGCAGCTGACGACGCGGGCCCCCCCTTCGGAGCACACCCGATGGTTCGTGCTCTCCGATCACGGACACCGTCCGCAAGGCGGGCACGGCGGGGCCGAACCGATGATTCGCCAGGTCCGCGGGTGCGTGGTGGGCGCCCTGCCGAAGACCGAGGGGCCTCGTCCGCTCCATCTGGTGGATCTGCATCGGGCCCTGGCCGATTCGTTGGGTATGAACCCCGACCCGCGGGCCCCGGGGCGACCCTTTGCCTTTGCGCTGCACCACCCTGACGAGGGCGCCACCCTGCCTCACCCAGGCGCTGCCCGTTGGCTGGCGGCGGCGCTCTTCCTGCTGGCCGCGTTCGGCTTGACCCTGCGCCTGGCGCGCACCCGCGCGTGGCTTTGGCCTTCGTGGGCGCTGGTGGCGTACGTGTCCCTCACGGGGGGCTTTGGCGCGCTCACGCTGTCAAACCCCGTCGTTTACCCGCCCTTCGGGCGCGACCTGCTGCTCGGGGCTCTACCTGGCTTCGTGTGGCTCGCCTGGGTGAGCGCACGGCAGCGCGACCCGTTTTGGCGGACAGTCTTGGCGCAGTTGACCCTGCCCACGGCGTTTCTGCTGGCGTCAGGAGGGCTCTGCGGTGCTTTTTCGGCCCTGGCCTCCCGGCAAGGCGCGCCCCCGCTGATGCCGCTGTGGTCGGCCCACTTCAGCGCCGCCGCCGCGATGCTGAGCGGGGCGTGCTTCACGTTGGCGCTGGTCGGGCTCGTCACGTGGATACGCCGCACGTTCAATGAGGTGCGGCGAACCGATTGA
- a CDS encoding response regulator, translated as MKIQPAAMRESPAEPYACRDLAAERLDGDFFTRAVSSSSRRIIVVDDHRDGADSLALLLEEAGHHVAAFYSTDRVLALAEVFRPHVVFLDLSLRGLTAFSLARQIREAAWGATTRLVATTGWVHPTPADLIRTEAFDECLLKPFDLLELERVVTAP; from the coding sequence GTGAAAATTCAGCCAGCCGCGATGCGCGAATCACCGGCAGAGCCCTACGCGTGCAGGGATTTGGCAGCTGAGCGGCTGGATGGCGACTTCTTCACCCGTGCCGTGTCGTCATCGTCCCGGCGGATCATCGTGGTCGATGACCATCGCGATGGCGCCGATTCCCTTGCCTTGCTGTTGGAGGAGGCGGGACATCACGTCGCCGCTTTCTACAGCACGGATCGGGTGCTTGCGCTCGCGGAGGTCTTTCGCCCGCATGTGGTCTTTTTGGATCTCAGTCTGCGGGGCCTCACGGCCTTTTCCCTCGCCCGGCAGATCCGCGAAGCGGCCTGGGGTGCCACGACCCGTCTCGTGGCTACCACGGGTTGGGTCCATCCGACGCCTGCCGACCTCATCCGTACGGAAGCGTTCGACGAATGCCTGCTCAAGCCCTTCGACTTGCTCGAGCTCGAGCGAGTCGTTACGGCCCCGTAG
- a CDS encoding glutathione S-transferase, with the protein MKPSQPYKLYYWPGIQGRGEFVRLALEDAGAAYVDVTRRPSEEGGGVDALLALLREGHAGVVPFAPPALVDGTLLLFQTANILHHLGPALGLAPAEAAGQAMAHQLQLTIMDLVTEAHDAHHPIAVSLYFEDQKSEASRRAGFFVAERMPKFLRHFERVVQANRRGAHAFAVGQSPSYVDLSLYQVLVGLSYAFPRAMAQLAPTIPGLIDLRDRVAERPGVAAYLRSDRRLPFDEHGIFRHYPELDIGPEA; encoded by the coding sequence ATGAAACCATCACAGCCGTACAAGCTCTATTACTGGCCGGGGATTCAGGGGCGCGGGGAGTTCGTTCGCTTGGCGCTGGAAGATGCAGGCGCCGCTTACGTGGACGTGACGCGCCGACCCTCCGAGGAGGGCGGGGGCGTGGACGCGCTTTTGGCCTTGCTGCGGGAGGGACACGCCGGCGTCGTACCGTTCGCGCCGCCCGCCCTCGTCGATGGCACTCTGTTGCTGTTTCAGACCGCGAACATCTTGCACCACTTGGGTCCCGCGCTCGGCCTTGCGCCCGCAGAAGCCGCGGGACAGGCCATGGCTCATCAGCTTCAGCTCACCATCATGGACCTGGTCACCGAAGCCCACGATGCCCATCACCCCATCGCGGTCAGCCTTTACTTCGAGGACCAGAAGAGTGAGGCGTCGCGCAGGGCGGGCTTTTTCGTCGCCGAGCGGATGCCCAAGTTCTTGCGCCACTTCGAGCGGGTCGTGCAGGCCAACCGCCGAGGCGCACACGCGTTCGCCGTGGGCCAGTCACCGAGCTACGTGGATCTTTCGCTTTACCAGGTTTTGGTGGGCCTCAGCTACGCCTTTCCCCGGGCCATGGCTCAGCTGGCGCCCACGATCCCCGGACTCATCGACCTCCGAGACCGGGTGGCCGAGCGCCCGGGTGTGGCGGCCTATCTTCGCTCCGACCGGCGCTTGCCGTTCGATGAACACGGCATCTTCCGTCACTATCCCGAGCTCGACATCGGGCCCGAGGCGTGA
- a CDS encoding glycosyltransferase has product MRRIKIFYFIPNLQQGGPERQILEMIRRLPARFEPVLCVYDDKNVFFDDRLPPGQPRHSLGVAKMGPGALRRLTAILEQEQPDIVHSYRDKANFWMRLAARRAGVPVLITSCRNRMMQLRYLLIERFMSRGTRLILTNSEGVKHELTRYARVAPDKIRVIYNILDLEFFRPPTEEERAAARRTWNLQPHERALILPGRVGVQKHQIGFLRALAALAKQGRLPAGTVVLLAGRDRDPIASRWVHRLAEQPALKPVVRRLGAQKDMRSLYWASDALVMPSLYEGLANAALEGCACGLPAVLSHAANVDRIVEPGRTGFEVPTFRHGALVSALDELLSLPRARWEEMGRMGREHVHARFAPTPLAVVDQTVAVYEELLAEVRPDRVRTTLARESASS; this is encoded by the coding sequence ATGCGCCGCATAAAGATCTTCTATTTCATTCCGAACCTACAGCAAGGAGGCCCGGAACGACAGATCCTGGAGATGATCCGGCGTCTCCCGGCGCGCTTCGAGCCGGTGCTGTGTGTCTACGACGACAAGAACGTCTTCTTCGACGATCGGCTGCCCCCCGGTCAGCCTCGCCATAGTTTGGGGGTGGCGAAAATGGGGCCGGGGGCGCTTCGGCGGCTCACGGCGATCCTGGAACAAGAGCAGCCCGACATCGTGCATTCCTACCGCGACAAGGCCAACTTCTGGATGCGCTTGGCGGCCCGGCGGGCGGGCGTGCCGGTGCTCATCACCTCTTGCCGCAACCGCATGATGCAGCTTCGCTACCTTCTCATCGAGCGCTTCATGTCCCGTGGCACACGCCTCATTCTCACCAACTCCGAAGGTGTGAAGCACGAGCTCACGCGCTACGCCCGTGTGGCACCGGACAAGATAAGGGTGATCTACAACATCCTCGATTTGGAGTTCTTTCGGCCGCCCACCGAAGAAGAGCGGGCCGCAGCTCGGAGGACCTGGAACCTGCAGCCGCACGAGCGGGCCCTGATCCTGCCGGGCCGGGTGGGGGTGCAAAAACACCAGATTGGCTTTCTGCGGGCCCTGGCGGCTCTGGCGAAGCAAGGGAGGCTGCCTGCGGGCACCGTCGTGTTGCTTGCAGGACGTGACCGGGATCCGATTGCTTCGCGCTGGGTTCACCGTCTGGCCGAACAGCCCGCACTCAAACCCGTGGTGCGGCGGCTGGGTGCCCAGAAGGACATGCGCTCGCTTTACTGGGCCTCGGACGCGCTCGTGATGCCCTCGCTTTACGAAGGCCTCGCCAACGCGGCGCTCGAGGGCTGCGCGTGTGGTCTGCCTGCGGTGCTCTCCCATGCCGCCAACGTGGATCGGATCGTGGAGCCGGGGCGGACGGGCTTCGAGGTTCCGACCTTCCGCCACGGGGCCCTCGTCAGTGCGCTCGACGAGCTGCTGAGCTTGCCACGCGCGCGCTGGGAAGAGATGGGGCGGATGGGACGGGAGCACGTGCACGCGCGCTTTGCGCCCACACCCCTTGCGGTCGTGGACCAAACGGTGGCTGTTTACGAAGAGCTGCTCGCGGAGGTCAGGCCCGATCGGGTGCGTACCACTTTGGCGAGGGAGTCTGCATCGTCATGA
- a CDS encoding dioxygenase, translating into MPVAFIPHGGGPWPFVDVGLGSKEELAGLATYLKGLATLPPQPPRALLVVSAHWEAAVPTVSTSAEPPLLYDYYGFPPASYALAWPAPGEPTLAAHVRSLLGHAGFSTAEDPVRGFDHGVFVPLKLAYPAAQVPTVALSLKKGLDPQEHLNMGRALLPLRDEGVFIVGSGMSYHNLRAFGPEAKDVAARFDAWLCDAVQRPSGERNALLVDWARAPEARKAHPREEHLLPLMVVAGAAGDDPACVPYNGTLLDLKLMAAHFG; encoded by the coding sequence ATGCCCGTTGCCTTCATCCCGCATGGGGGTGGCCCCTGGCCTTTCGTCGACGTGGGATTGGGCTCGAAGGAAGAGCTCGCCGGGCTGGCCACGTACTTGAAGGGCCTCGCGACGTTGCCTCCCCAGCCGCCGCGGGCGCTGTTGGTGGTATCAGCCCATTGGGAAGCGGCGGTGCCCACGGTGAGCACCTCCGCCGAGCCGCCCCTTCTTTACGACTACTACGGCTTTCCTCCAGCGTCCTACGCCCTCGCATGGCCGGCACCAGGAGAGCCAACCCTGGCCGCGCACGTGCGGAGCTTGCTGGGGCACGCCGGGTTTTCGACGGCCGAAGATCCCGTGCGCGGCTTCGATCACGGGGTCTTCGTGCCGCTCAAGCTCGCCTATCCGGCCGCCCAGGTGCCCACCGTGGCGCTGTCCCTCAAAAAGGGGCTCGATCCTCAAGAACACCTGAACATGGGACGTGCCCTCTTACCCTTGCGAGACGAAGGCGTTTTCATCGTTGGTAGCGGAATGAGCTATCACAACCTGCGTGCGTTCGGGCCCGAGGCCAAGGACGTCGCGGCTCGCTTCGACGCGTGGCTTTGCGACGCAGTACAAAGGCCCTCGGGCGAGCGCAACGCCCTCTTGGTGGATTGGGCGAGGGCGCCAGAGGCCCGGAAAGCCCACCCGCGCGAAGAGCACCTCTTGCCGCTCATGGTGGTGGCGGGGGCGGCCGGCGACGATCCGGCTTGTGTGCCCTACAACGGCACGCTGCTCGACCTCAAACTCATGGCCGCACACTTCGGTTGA